The window ACGCGCGCTCAAGACCGCCGCACCCGGCTGGAGCAGATCGAAAGCGGCTCGGTCCGCCTGCAGACGCCGTTCCGCATGGCGGAAAATGGTAATGGCCGCCGTCTCGGCGCCGCCTCTGACCTGTTTGGCGCATCGGCCAATGCGCCCCGCCCGGAAGCCCCGGTACCCGGTCTGGCGCTGACCGTGGGTGAGACCCAGCTTCAGCCCGATGAGCGCCGCGTGGGCCGCATCCTTGCGGTGGCGGCGCTTCAGTCCATCGAGTCCGGCGACATGCGGGCGATGGATGCGCTGCTGGCCGATCCGGCCGTGGGCCGCTGCATCGTCTCGGCGCGGCTGAACCTCGCCCAGTGCGTCGCCGCTGGTCACTTCAAGTATGAAGACGCTTTTTGCATCGCTGAACACGCGCTTCAGGAAGTGGCTGTCTGCCTGACGACAACGCGCGCGCCAGTGGCCGAGTAGCGGCAGTGTTAATGCTCTGAAAACCATTACCAACTGGCGTTAACAGGGCATTTACCCCGAGCACTGCTTTTGCTGGAAATGGCCGGAACGCTCGCCTAGCTTTCATCGTAAGGGTCAGTAAGTCCCCGTCGAAGCAGGTCTGAGGCACAAGCCGATGATGTTCATATTGCGCGCTGTATTCTGGATCGCAGTCGTGGCGGCATTCGTGCCGCCGGGCTTCACTGCGGCTGGCGGCCTGTTTGCCAGCGACATGGAACGCATGCTGGCCGAACCGGCTGCGCGTGCGGCCCAATCCCTGCACAGCGAAACGGCCCAGCCAGCACAGACCCGTGCGCACGAAACGGGCATTTGCGCCGAGTATGGCGAGCTGTGCGAGATCTGGGACCATGTCACGGGTTTCGGCGGCTATGTCGGCTCGATGGCCCTGTCACAGGCCGACGCGATGATTGAATCGGCGCGCGAGACCAGCTCTGCAAAACCCGCCGCGCAGACGCGCTAGCACACCCGCGTCTTGCCCTTGACTGCCGGTGCGCCTAGGTCAGGCGCATGCAGACCGGCGACACTGTCATTGAATCCCTCGTGGACGAGTTCGACTTCCTGGGCGACTGGGAAGAACGCTACCGCTATCTCATCGAGATGGGCCGGGCGCTGGAGCCTTTAAGCGCGCAAGAACACAGCGATACCAACAAGGTGCAGGGCTGCGTCAGCCAGGTCTGGCTGGTTCTCGGCAAGGATGGCGAAGGCCGGCTCCTCATTCGCGGGGATTCCGACGCCCATATCGTCAAGGGTCTGGTGGCGCTTCTCATCCGCCTTTACGCCGGGCGCCCGCCGGCCGAAGTGGCCGCTATTGATGCGCGCGAAGTGCTGGCCCGCATCGGACTGGGAGAGCATCTCTCCCCGCAACGCTCCAACGGCCTTGCCTCCATGGTGGCGCGCATCCGCGCCTGGGCCGCAGAGGCCTAGCCCGCAAATGGATCAGCGGCCCTCGCGGCCCGCTTCAGCCCGTAATGGATGGCCAGACGCTCCAGCGCGAG is drawn from Glycocaulis alkaliphilus and contains these coding sequences:
- a CDS encoding SufE family protein, yielding MQTGDTVIESLVDEFDFLGDWEERYRYLIEMGRALEPLSAQEHSDTNKVQGCVSQVWLVLGKDGEGRLLIRGDSDAHIVKGLVALLIRLYAGRPPAEVAAIDAREVLARIGLGEHLSPQRSNGLASMVARIRAWAAEA